In Thauera sp. JM12B12, one DNA window encodes the following:
- a CDS encoding glutathione S-transferase C-terminal domain-containing protein: MLVNGKWMEKWQPVQASDDEGRFIRQDSGFRHRIGAHSPDGFTPEAGRYVLYVAYICPWACRTLIALRLKGLEDAIAIRVADPRLTDQGWAFTGELDTDLDDINGARHMHELYTRADPSYTGRATVPVLWDRSCRTIVNNESADILQILDGDFGTLARNPIALRPAAYVDAIETANARLYADFNNGVYQAGFATTQSAYDEAVERVFDCLAWLDGRLADARWLVGDRLTETDIRAFVTLIRFDLAYHGLFKCNLRPLSAYANVMAYLRRLLAIPAFAGSVRPDHIKTGYYSIRALNPNAIVPAGPLLDYL; this comes from the coding sequence ATGCTGGTCAACGGGAAATGGATGGAAAAGTGGCAGCCAGTGCAGGCGAGCGATGACGAGGGCCGGTTCATCCGCCAGGATTCGGGCTTTCGGCATCGCATCGGTGCGCACAGCCCCGACGGCTTCACCCCGGAGGCTGGCCGTTACGTGCTGTACGTGGCTTACATCTGCCCGTGGGCGTGCCGAACCCTGATCGCCCTGCGCCTCAAGGGGCTGGAGGACGCGATCGCCATCCGCGTCGCCGACCCGCGCCTCACCGACCAGGGCTGGGCCTTCACCGGCGAACTCGACACCGACCTCGACGACATCAACGGCGCGCGCCACATGCACGAGCTGTACACCCGCGCCGATCCGAGCTACACGGGACGGGCGACCGTGCCCGTCCTTTGGGACCGCTCATGCCGCACCATCGTCAATAACGAATCGGCGGACATCCTGCAGATCCTCGACGGCGATTTCGGTACGCTCGCGCGCAACCCGATCGCGCTGAGGCCGGCCGCGTATGTCGACGCGATCGAGACCGCCAACGCGCGCCTCTACGCGGACTTCAACAATGGCGTCTATCAGGCCGGATTCGCCACCACGCAGTCGGCATACGACGAGGCGGTCGAACGGGTATTCGACTGCCTTGCGTGGCTGGACGGGCGACTCGCGGACGCTCGCTGGCTGGTCGGCGACCGGCTCACCGAGACCGACATCCGCGCTTTCGTCACGCTGATCCGTTTCGACCTCGCGTACCACGGACTCTTCAAATGCAACCTGCGCCCGCTCTCGGCCTACGCGAACGTGATGGCCTATCTGCGCCGCCTGCTGGCCATCCCGGCCTTCGCCGGCAGCGTACGGCCAGATCACATCAAGACCGGGTATTACTCCATCAGGGCACTCAACCCGAACGCGATCGTGCCGGCAGGGCCGCTGCTCGACTACCTGTAA
- a CDS encoding cbb3-type cytochrome c oxidase subunit I, producing MNTLSILMSAFVLSLVGLGFFIWSQRSRLLNRASEGSEVIFARGEIGHPETLTPHRALEGGAGTVDSQELLDRAAADASTAPVVFFFYCCAFVWLLVASAAGLTASIKLHAPDWLVSEAWLSFGRIRTVHLNAVAYGWAPMAGLGTALFIIPRLLKTELVGGRYAVLGGALWNAALVAGLGSLAYGVSDGMEWLEIPWQIDILFVAGGALVGLPLILTLLRRKVAHLYVSVWYMGCALFWFPVLFFVANIPGLHRGVEAATMNWWFGHNVLGLFYTPLALASIYYFLPKLIGRPIQSYNLSLVGFWGLAFFYGQVGGHHLVGGPVPAWLVTLSIVQGMMMILPVVAFTVNQHLTLKGHLAALRHSPTLQFICLGGLMYTASSVQGSFEALRSVNVITHFTHYTVAHAHLGLYGFVTMVFFGAIYFVVPRVTGRDWPWPRLISLHFWLAATGIAIYFVSLTIGGWLQGSAMLDESRGFMESVQITLPYLQGRSVGGALMALSHVVFAAHFVRLLIGGERRTEQSSAYLSAPGAI from the coding sequence ATGAACACCCTCTCGATCCTGATGTCGGCCTTCGTGCTCTCGCTCGTCGGCCTCGGTTTCTTCATCTGGTCGCAGCGCAGCCGCTTGCTGAATCGCGCGTCCGAAGGCAGCGAGGTGATCTTCGCCCGCGGCGAGATTGGCCACCCGGAAACATTGACGCCGCATCGCGCTTTGGAGGGTGGCGCCGGCACGGTCGATAGCCAGGAACTGCTCGATCGCGCCGCGGCGGATGCCTCGACCGCTCCGGTGGTGTTCTTCTTCTACTGTTGTGCCTTCGTCTGGCTGCTCGTGGCCTCGGCGGCGGGACTCACCGCCTCGATCAAGCTCCATGCGCCCGACTGGCTGGTGTCGGAGGCCTGGCTCAGCTTCGGCCGCATCCGCACCGTGCATCTCAACGCGGTGGCCTATGGCTGGGCGCCGATGGCCGGCCTCGGCACGGCGCTGTTCATCATTCCGCGCCTGCTCAAGACCGAACTCGTCGGCGGCCGCTATGCGGTGCTCGGCGGGGCGCTGTGGAACGCGGCGCTGGTCGCCGGGCTGGGCAGCCTCGCCTATGGCGTCAGCGACGGCATGGAGTGGCTCGAGATCCCCTGGCAGATCGACATCCTGTTCGTCGCCGGCGGCGCCCTCGTGGGCCTGCCGCTGATCCTCACGCTGCTCAGGCGCAAGGTCGCCCACCTCTACGTATCGGTCTGGTACATGGGGTGCGCGCTGTTCTGGTTTCCGGTGCTGTTCTTCGTCGCCAACATCCCCGGCCTTCACCGCGGCGTGGAGGCGGCGACGATGAACTGGTGGTTCGGCCACAACGTGCTCGGCCTGTTCTACACGCCGCTGGCGCTGGCCTCGATCTACTACTTCCTGCCCAAGCTGATCGGCCGGCCGATCCAGTCCTACAACCTGTCGCTGGTGGGCTTCTGGGGGCTCGCCTTCTTCTACGGCCAGGTCGGCGGGCACCATCTCGTCGGCGGTCCGGTTCCCGCCTGGCTGGTCACCCTGTCGATCGTGCAGGGCATGATGATGATCCTGCCGGTGGTCGCCTTCACGGTGAACCAGCACCTCACGCTCAAGGGCCATCTCGCCGCGCTGCGCCATTCGCCAACGCTGCAGTTCATCTGCCTCGGCGGACTGATGTACACCGCGAGTTCGGTGCAGGGCTCGTTCGAGGCGCTGCGAAGCGTCAACGTCATCACCCACTTCACCCACTACACGGTGGCCCACGCCCATCTCGGCCTCTATGGCTTCGTCACGATGGTCTTCTTCGGCGCCATCTATTTCGTCGTGCCACGCGTCACCGGCCGCGACTGGCCGTGGCCGCGGCTCATCAGCCTGCACTTCTGGCTGGCCGCGACCGGCATCGCGATCTATTTCGTGTCGCTGACCATCGGCGGCTGGCTGCAGGGCAGCGCGATGCTCGACGAGAGCCGCGGATTCATGGAATCGGTGCAGATCACGCTGCCCTACCTGCAGGGCCGCAGCGTGGGCGGTGCGCTGATGGCGCTCAGCCATGTGGTGTTTGCCGCGCACTTCGTCCGCCTGCTGATAGGCGGCGAGCGCCGCACGGAGCAATCGTCCGCCTACCTTTCGGCACCGGGAGCGATCTGA
- a CDS encoding LysR family transcriptional regulator, with translation MDRFVEMQTFCAVVDAGSFVGAADALGISKAATSRYVGELETRLGVRLLHRTTRRLSLTEDGERFYARSRELLAGLEEAEAELHSRSGAARGLLRINAPVTFGIRHLAHLWGPFRELHPQVRLEVTLSDRIVDLVEEGFDVAIRIAALPSSTLICRQLARTRILACASPGYLAAHGTPLQPADLAQHRVIAYSYWSGGDEWQFEGPHGRESVRTRPSVHTNSGDTCRAMALAGQGVILQPGFLVADDLATGALVELMPAYRSVELGIYALYPTRKFVPPKVHALVDFLTERFAAPPPGW, from the coding sequence ATGGACCGCTTCGTCGAAATGCAGACCTTCTGTGCCGTGGTCGATGCGGGCAGCTTCGTGGGCGCGGCCGATGCGCTCGGGATCTCCAAGGCCGCCACCTCCCGCTATGTGGGCGAGCTGGAAACGCGTCTCGGTGTCCGTCTGTTGCACCGCACGACCCGACGCCTGTCCTTGACCGAGGATGGCGAGCGCTTCTACGCACGCAGCCGGGAACTGCTCGCCGGATTGGAGGAGGCAGAGGCCGAGCTGCATTCGCGCAGCGGCGCCGCACGCGGGTTGCTGCGCATCAATGCCCCGGTCACCTTCGGCATTCGCCATCTCGCCCATCTCTGGGGTCCCTTTCGCGAGCTTCACCCCCAGGTCCGGCTCGAGGTCACGCTATCCGATCGGATCGTCGATCTGGTGGAGGAAGGCTTCGATGTCGCGATCCGGATCGCCGCGCTGCCCAGCTCGACCCTGATCTGCCGGCAGCTCGCACGCACACGCATCCTGGCGTGCGCCTCGCCCGGCTACCTGGCGGCCCATGGCACGCCATTGCAGCCAGCCGACCTGGCCCAGCACAGGGTGATCGCCTACAGCTACTGGTCGGGCGGCGACGAGTGGCAGTTCGAGGGCCCGCACGGGCGCGAGAGCGTGCGCACCAGGCCCAGCGTTCATACGAACAGCGGCGACACCTGCCGCGCGATGGCGCTCGCCGGCCAAGGGGTGATCCTGCAGCCCGGATTCCTGGTCGCCGATGACCTGGCCACCGGTGCGCTGGTTGAGCTGATGCCGGCGTATCGATCGGTCGAGCTCGGCATCTATGCCCTCTACCCCACGCGCAAGTTCGTTCCGCCCAAGGTTCACGCATTGGTCGATTTCCTCACCGAGCGCTTCGCGGCACCGCCACCGGGCTGGTAG
- a CDS encoding DoxX family protein gives MTHPLIQRFLSTNAGWSALALRIPVGIIFAAHGAQKLFGWFGGYGLEGTGQWMASIGLAPGYLMALLAGSAEFFGGLALIAGLLVRPAAAMLGFAMLVAIFSVHIGNGLFMSNNGYEFGLVLLAASVSLMVSGAGRASVDAMLSGGRTKH, from the coding sequence ATGACCCATCCCCTCATCCAGCGCTTCCTCTCCACCAACGCCGGCTGGAGCGCACTCGCCCTGCGCATCCCGGTAGGCATCATTTTCGCCGCGCACGGCGCACAGAAGCTCTTCGGCTGGTTCGGCGGTTACGGCCTCGAAGGCACCGGCCAGTGGATGGCCTCGATCGGTCTGGCGCCCGGCTACTTGATGGCCTTGCTTGCCGGCAGCGCCGAGTTCTTCGGCGGGCTGGCCTTGATCGCCGGCCTGCTGGTGCGCCCGGCGGCAGCGATGCTCGGGTTCGCGATGCTGGTGGCGATCTTCAGCGTGCATATCGGCAACGGTCTGTTCATGAGCAACAACGGCTACGAATTCGGCCTCGTGCTGTTGGCCGCGTCGGTGTCGCTGATGGTGAGCGGTGCGGGGCGGGCTTCGGTCGACGCAATGCTGAGTGGCGGTCGCACGAAGCACTGA
- a CDS encoding efflux RND transporter periplasmic adaptor subunit: protein MRALKLHGRSIALIAIIVPLLAVFAYVAMRSGPLAPVKVTVVRVQEGTVSPTLFGIGTVEARHTYRIGPTLAGRVSRVEVQVGDRVSAGQVLGEMDAVDLSDRIRAQDAALKRARAGVREAEARQAFAQAQSRRYDKLSALQAASEEVAITRRQEREIAEAGLVAAREELARVQSERAALVAQLDNLKLVAPVDGVVTLREAEPGTTVVAGQAVVELIDPSSLWINLRLDQVGAGELARDLEAAIVLRSRSEAPLPGRVLRVEPRADAVTEELLAKVVFDSRPEPMPPLGELAEVTVALPPAPAAVVVPNAALRREAGEVGVWRVKEGRLHFAPIKLGAADLDGRVQVRAGLTAGEEIVLYSERALSRDSRIDVVSTLPGAHR, encoded by the coding sequence ATGCGGGCGCTGAAACTGCATGGGCGCAGCATCGCCCTGATCGCGATCATCGTGCCGCTGCTGGCCGTGTTCGCGTATGTCGCGATGCGCTCCGGGCCGCTGGCGCCGGTCAAGGTGACGGTGGTGCGCGTGCAGGAGGGCACGGTGTCGCCCACCCTGTTCGGCATCGGCACGGTGGAGGCGCGCCACACCTATCGCATCGGTCCGACGCTGGCCGGACGGGTCAGCCGCGTCGAGGTGCAGGTGGGCGACCGGGTGAGCGCGGGCCAGGTGCTGGGCGAGATGGATGCGGTCGATCTGTCCGATCGCATCCGTGCGCAGGACGCGGCGCTCAAGCGCGCCCGTGCGGGTGTTCGCGAAGCCGAGGCACGCCAGGCCTTCGCGCAGGCGCAGTCGCGGCGCTACGACAAGCTCAGTGCGCTGCAGGCCGCGAGCGAGGAGGTCGCGATCACCCGCCGCCAGGAGCGCGAGATCGCCGAAGCCGGCCTCGTCGCGGCGCGCGAGGAGCTTGCGCGCGTGCAGTCGGAGCGCGCCGCGCTCGTGGCCCAGTTGGACAACCTGAAACTCGTCGCGCCCGTCGATGGCGTGGTCACGCTGCGCGAGGCCGAGCCGGGCACCACGGTGGTGGCCGGGCAGGCGGTCGTGGAGCTGATCGATCCTTCCAGCCTCTGGATAAACCTGCGGCTGGATCAGGTCGGTGCAGGCGAGCTCGCACGCGACCTGGAGGCCGCCATCGTCCTGCGCTCGCGCAGCGAGGCGCCGCTGCCGGGGCGTGTGCTGCGGGTGGAGCCGAGGGCCGACGCCGTCACCGAGGAGCTCCTCGCCAAGGTCGTGTTCGACAGCAGGCCCGAGCCCATGCCGCCGCTTGGCGAACTCGCCGAGGTGACGGTCGCCTTGCCCCCGGCGCCGGCTGCCGTGGTGGTTCCCAACGCCGCCCTCAGGCGCGAGGCGGGCGAGGTGGGGGTGTGGCGGGTGAAGGAAGGACGCCTGCACTTCGCGCCGATCAAGCTGGGGGCGGCCGACCTCGACGGACGGGTTCAGGTTCGCGCGGGACTGACGGCGGGTGAGGAGATCGTGCTCTACAGCGAGCGCGCCCTGAGCCGCGACAGCCGCATCGATGTGGTTTCCACCCTCCCGGGAGCGCATAGGTGA
- a CDS encoding ABC transporter ATP-binding protein, with product MSLQTGRGILIEGLTKRYGHGDTAVDALKGVNMRVAPGEVVGLIGPSGSGKSTLLKCLGAVIDPSAGRMTLGEELIFDKGWKVRDLRALRRDRIGFVFQAPYLIPFLNVTDNVALLPMLAGVANAAARAQALALLSALDIRHRAEAMPSQLSGGEQQRVAIARGLVNRPPVILADEPTAPLDSTRAMAVVRILNEMATQCQTAIIVVTHDEKIIPTFKRIYHIRDGVTHEEAGEGRSVGG from the coding sequence ATGAGCCTCCAGACAGGCCGCGGCATCCTCATCGAAGGGCTGACCAAGCGCTACGGGCATGGCGACACGGCGGTCGATGCCCTGAAGGGCGTGAACATGCGGGTCGCCCCCGGCGAGGTGGTCGGCCTGATCGGTCCGTCCGGCTCGGGCAAGAGCACGCTGCTGAAGTGCCTCGGTGCGGTCATCGACCCCAGCGCCGGACGCATGACGCTGGGTGAGGAGCTGATCTTCGACAAGGGCTGGAAGGTGCGCGACCTGCGCGCGCTGCGCCGGGACAGGATCGGCTTCGTGTTCCAGGCGCCGTATCTGATTCCCTTCCTGAACGTGACCGACAACGTTGCCTTGCTGCCGATGCTGGCGGGGGTCGCCAACGCCGCGGCGCGCGCCCAGGCGCTTGCGCTGCTGAGCGCGCTCGACATCCGGCATCGCGCCGAGGCGATGCCTTCCCAGTTGTCGGGCGGCGAGCAGCAGCGGGTTGCGATCGCGCGCGGCCTGGTCAATCGGCCGCCGGTGATCCTTGCCGACGAGCCCACGGCCCCGCTCGACAGCACACGGGCGATGGCGGTGGTGCGCATCCTGAACGAGATGGCCACCCAGTGCCAGACCGCCATCATCGTCGTGACCCATGACGAGAAGATCATCCCGACCTTCAAGCGCATCTATCACATTCGCGACGGCGTGACGCACGAGGAGGCGGGCGAGGGGCGCAGCGTGGGCGGCTGA
- a CDS encoding ABC transporter permease, whose product MISLAGRDILHGWGKFVFTGMGLGLLIGVTLVMAGVYRGMVDDGKALLDNSGADLWVVQRDTLGPYAESSSVHDDVYRGLLGVRGVARAANITYLTMQVRKGTQDVRAMVVGIAAGQPGQVPGWPPYLVAGRQITRAHYEAVADIAAGFRIGDRLGIRRNQYTVVGLTRRMVSSSGDPMVFIPLKDAQEAQFLKDNDAIWQGRRRTEANPALNRPGVPGLLDAVLASQSTNPYVNAVLVTLAPGYAPDEVAESIRRWQRLTVYTRAQMEGILVGKLIATSARQIGMFLVILAVVSAAIVAFIIYTLTMDKIREIAVLKLIGTRNRTIAAMILQQAVALGLIGFVVGKITATFSAPFFPKYVLLVPADTIAGFAAVMIICVLASLVSIRLALRVDPAEAIGG is encoded by the coding sequence GTGATCAGCCTCGCCGGCCGCGACATCCTGCATGGGTGGGGCAAGTTCGTCTTCACCGGGATGGGCCTGGGGTTGCTGATCGGCGTCACGCTGGTGATGGCGGGCGTGTACCGGGGCATGGTCGATGACGGCAAGGCGCTGCTCGACAACAGCGGCGCCGACCTCTGGGTGGTGCAGCGCGACACGCTCGGGCCTTATGCCGAATCCTCCAGCGTGCATGACGACGTCTACCGCGGCCTGCTCGGCGTGCGCGGCGTCGCGCGCGCGGCAAACATCACCTACCTGACCATGCAGGTGCGCAAGGGCACGCAGGACGTGCGCGCGATGGTGGTCGGCATCGCCGCCGGGCAGCCGGGACAGGTACCCGGCTGGCCGCCCTATCTGGTCGCGGGACGGCAGATCACGCGCGCTCATTACGAGGCGGTGGCCGACATCGCGGCCGGCTTCCGGATCGGCGACCGGCTCGGCATCCGGCGCAATCAATACACCGTCGTCGGCCTCACGAGACGGATGGTTTCGTCCTCCGGCGACCCGATGGTGTTCATTCCGCTCAAGGATGCGCAGGAGGCCCAGTTCCTGAAGGACAACGACGCCATCTGGCAGGGCCGGCGCCGCACCGAGGCCAACCCGGCGCTGAACCGTCCCGGCGTGCCGGGCCTGCTCGATGCGGTGCTGGCCTCGCAGAGCACGAACCCCTACGTCAATGCCGTGCTCGTGACCCTCGCGCCGGGCTACGCGCCGGACGAAGTGGCCGAATCCATCCGGCGCTGGCAGCGGCTGACGGTCTATACCCGCGCCCAGATGGAAGGCATCCTGGTCGGCAAGCTGATCGCCACCTCGGCGCGCCAGATCGGGATGTTTCTCGTCATCCTCGCAGTCGTGAGCGCAGCCATCGTCGCCTTCATCATCTACACGCTGACGATGGACAAGATCCGCGAGATCGCGGTGCTCAAGCTCATCGGCACGCGCAACCGCACGATCGCGGCGATGATCCTGCAGCAGGCGGTGGCGCTCGGGCTGATCGGCTTCGTGGTCGGCAAGATCACCGCCACCTTCTCGGCGCCGTTCTTTCCGAAGTACGTCCTGCTCGTGCCCGCCGACACGATTGCCGGCTTTGCGGCAGTCATGATCATCTGCGTGCTCGCCAGCCTGGTGTCGATCCGACTCGCATTGCGTGTCGATCCCGCCGAAGCGATCGGGGGTTGA